The sequence gagtacaatattctttgtgatggggactgcctcgttaaaaaccttgtcaagaaaaactcaatgggaaaaaacctgacaaaggaaaaaagagtacagtctccccctcttgtcgatattattttatatctcgaaatcggcgcatcccaatctgatgtaccaatctttcaaaggaggattttgggagtgactttgtaaacaaATATGCCAGCTTTTCACTTGAGTGGATTTGTTAaatatcaattgtcccttgattttgaagatcatgagtgaagaagaatttgggagaaatatgctttgttttgtcacttttgatgtatccacccttaagttgagtaatgcatgctgtattatcttcaaacaggacagttggagctatcttatgatcattCAGCCCATatgatgatagaatatattgAATTAAACTTCTCatccaaaaacactcgcgactagcttcatgaatcgctagtatttcaacatgattagaggaggttgctgctatcgtcagtttcgtggacctccatgatatagttgttccaccatatgtgaacaggtatcctgtttgagatctccctttttgTAGATCAGACaaatatccagcatctgcatagccaactagttgtgacttggatccatatggataaaacaatcccatgtcaactgttccatgaagatatcgaaatatttgtttgatgaataaatatcccattttttatatgcttgATTTGAaggtcgagacaaaatttagtcctttcaagatctttcatttcaaactcttcttttagagtttttataattgttggaatctcttcaggagtcccaatgatatttaaatcatcaacatacacagcaattataatgaatctagatgcaaatttttttatgaaaacatatgggcagatatcatcattcttaaatccgtttttggtcagatactcagtaagacgattataccacattcgtccagattgctttagaccatataaagatctttgcaatttgactgagtataatccttgtgaatattcattggatggtttagatatctttaatccttcagggactttcatatagatatcacgatctaatgagccatataagtaggctgttatcacatccattaaatgcatatgtagtttataaTATGCAGATAAAccgaccaaataacgcaatgttatcgcatccactacaggggaatacgtttcttcataatctatattgGGCctctgtgaaaaaccttgtgctacaagtcaagctttgtagcgtacaacttcatttttctcattttattttctcacaaatacccatcggtatccaacaggttttacatcttctggtgtacggactacaggtccaaagactaaacgttttgcaagtgagtctaactcaaccttcatggcttctttccattttggccaatcatttctttgtcgacattcttcgactaatcttggctcaagatccttactttcatgcatgatatttaatgccacattatatgcaaatatttcattgacaattgtcttatttcggtcccatttctctcctgtaaagacataatttatcgagatctcgtcattttcacaattctcAAGTACCTGAacatcttctggcgttaaaactatatcagaattttggacaactgcagttGTCTTTACTATATCTTTTTTAACAGGagtagtatttacctcttttctttttcgaaaatttttgtctttggaaccgacagacCTGCCACACTTCTGACGTGAATTTGCTTCGGTGACAATTTATCCGACTGGGGCATCAACTCGAATCGGAGCATTTTCAGCCGGTATATAGAACTTAGTAATCCTTTtcgtatcagaaaatgcatcaggcaattcatttgctattctttgcaaatgtataatcttttgaacttctagttcacattgccctgatcgaggatctaaatgtatcaaggatgatgcattccaattaagttccttttcaggaagcttattctctccccctaatgttggaaattttgattcatcaaaataaaAATCCGCAAACCGgattttaaatacatctccagtttgtatctcaagatacctcactatagagggagaatcatatccaacatatatccccaatttttttggggtcccattttggtgcgagaaggtggtacaatgggaacatatatcgcacacccaaatattcttaaatggaaaacatttggctgctggccaaaagctaattgcatggGAGAGAACTTATGATAacttgttggcctcaaacgaataagtgctgtagcatgtaaaatagcataccCCCAAGTCGAAGTTGGGAGATTCGTTCAAAtgagtaagggtctagcaattaattggaggcatttAATAAGTAATTCTGCTAACcaattttgtgtgtgaacatgagctactggagttcaacacttattccattagccatacaataggcatcaaaagcttgggaagtaaattcaccagcattatcaagacgaattactttgattgaattttctggaaattgtgcttttaatcgaataatttgagcaagtaatctcgcaaacgccaggttgcgagaagacaataagcacacatgtgaccatctcgaagatgcgtctattaggatcataaaatatctaaaagatctacttgctggatgaataggtccacatatatcgccttgaatcctttctaagaattcaggggactcaaatccaatctttactggtaaTGGCCTTCAAATTAACTTTTCCTAAAAATATGCAGCATAATAAAATTCACTAGATGTAAGAATTTTCtgattctttagtgaatgttcatgggagttttcaaaaattctctgcatcatggttgttcccggatgacccaatcggttgtgctaagttatgaattcatttgggttagtaaacttctggtttacaatgacatgtgattcaattgcactaattttggtataatataacccagatgaaagtgagggtaacttttctagtataaccttcttatttgaatcatgagttgtgatacataagtactcatgatttttctcattcatagtttcaatatgatatccatttcggcaaatatctttaaaacttagcaagttccttagagacttggtagacaatagtgcattatttattatgaattttgttccctCAAAAAACAAAATTATTGCTCTTCCGGAACCTTCTATCACATTGaccgagccaataatagtattaatatatttttcttttggcACAAAAATGGGTAaagtatatattacttttgagaatagtgtgcgaacttacactatccgcaaggcatacattttcattatatatccttgccattttcttcaaagataaataataataaaatgagtagtaatACATGCACAGTCAAATTGAATTCTTGattggaattatttttctaataaacattttacataaaaataatatcatatactaaaattttattattgtcactattattatcattattatttttaaaacttgacacatttaatgatttcaaaattcttaaacataaacatttatatttcattatttatatacatcatatttgaaacttaaatacatagagaataaaacttaacaataagtttcttacattatttatttacatgaatgcttAACAATCTTGCATATTAaattattccatcattgatcaaatgaccaatattttctttaggatcctcaaagaaatctgacatatcataatgagtggtggaattttcagcatcatttgaaacaaaattcgttttctttcttttgtcatcctttttcaaagatgcttgataaagatcgactaggtgccttggggtacgacaagtACGCGACCAATGACCTTTTCCACCACAATGGAAACATTTATCCTCTATTGATTTATTTTGctcaatatttctttctttatcccacttctggtgagatcctttcttgtaaacataattccttttccttccataatttttcttgttaccaaaatcttgccatttacctcttctaagGTAATGATTTGCCGcttttacttcaggaaatggggtggCACCAGTTGGGCGCGCTTCGTGATTTTTTAAaggcaactcattgttgcgttcagcaacaagaaagcaagaaattaactcagaatattttttaaatcctttttctcgatactgctactccaagagcacattcgaggcatgaaaggtcgagaaagttttctccaacatatcattatcagttatctttttttcacataatttcattcgtgaggtgattcgaaacattacagaattatattcatttatgaatttaaaatcctgtagacgcaagtgcgtccattcatatcgggcttaaggaagtatcaccgtcttttgatgattatacctgatccgtcaccttataactcggtctttattgtgcattatgagttataactcggcctTAATTATCATTCATTCTGTAACTGACACCTTCATTACTGACTTAATGACCATTATTCTACTTAATGATCAACGGTCATATCATCAATTCTATTCATCAACTCTATGCCTATAAAAGGCACCAATCTCTATATACACTATACATTCTAGATACGTTCTAGAGACATTCTAGAGACATTCTAGATATATTCTATATTCatataattattataatataCAACACATGATGATttctatttcatgtcttacattctatattcatagaattattcttatacctcttaaacacttactgacttgagcgttggagtgtcttttgcaggtacccacccccttGTTCTTTCCTTGCCGATGTATAACTCATTCCGACGAGAAGCTTGAAGAAATTCATCGACGGACGAGCTATACACCGGTCAACCTCAGCAAGAAtaatacctttcttcaaggtctttccaaagatctgcaggatcttttaatatgagatattcatttttcaatcctttatcaagatgacgacgaaggaaaatCATGACTTTGActttatccttttgggatgcattattttcagccttaatggtatctccaaaatctattgaatcaagatgaatttcagcatctagtatccatgataaatagttgtttccagatatatcaagggcattaaattcaagatgagagtttcgacataatgaaaatttgttacttgagtcttcttaaaatttgatcagagtctcgtgctgataataTATTGTGAAATAAATAACTAAaggaagatataataaatataaaataaaaaaatgtaaatagaaaactttagtattaatattcaccacatcaatatctcacactaataaaaaaatattaatattatatattatctcATATTCTTGTCCTATTTATATTTGCCTAAGATTCTCTTTTTCAAAGTACATTAATATAGAGTCTATTATGAAAAAACAAAGCATCTATTTATATTTACCTAAAATTCTCTTTTTCAAAGTACATTAATATAGAGTCTATTCTGAAAAAACAAAGCACCACTCATAGTTAATATTGCACCGCCCAAAATTAACTTGATTGGACATTCATATTGCAACAAGGACTTCGTTTTAGTAAAATTGTAGTAAATTCTTCGTTATAATTAGTCTAAATTTGCTTGTGCTTCTCTTCTATTACCACGTTTCCATTGAAGAAGATATGCATTACCCCCCGAATTTTGTTTTTCTGGTTAAGCTTTCCCAATTTTTTTCCAATGAACTAAACTaataattggaaaaaaaaaattgattagtGTTAACTCAAATAATacacacaaaataaaaaaaatgttagtcATTGGGTAATACACTAGTTCTAATATTCTTATTGAAACAGCGAACAAATTCCTGCAATAAAATTCCCCGTACCAAAATCCCCATTCCCAAACACAGACCCTGAtacaaaatggaaaaaaaaaaaaaaattcattcctCATTTCGTAACAAGGAGGATTCAGCtctaaataaactaataaagtcAATGGTGCTCAAAGAAAATATGTGAAACTCATCCTTCGCATAAACCATTAGATCCAAATTACAACACTTTTTCCACATCACAAGCTCCCAGCTAAAAGGAGAAGAGGAGACCATACACTCATTGCCAAGAACTGTTTTGATCTCTGCATGAAACAATGCTGGTGCGGAGTGAATTTTGAGCATACAAGAAAGGGCTCCGAATCCTGCGACGACTGCTGATTACAACACTTGAGGCCCAAAGGTAACTGTCCAGATTGCATGTAGGAACAATTGCGGTACGATTCATATGATAAGTACTTGGGGCACATGAGAAGAGGATCAACAACCTGTGGATATAGTTATTGAGCAAATATTAGGCTCATAGGTTCCTTGATAAATAAACATGTTTCTCTACTTGCAAACAGACCCAATATTTATATCAGCAACTAAATCAACAAATATGAACCAGGCCCAAACTTGAGCACTACAGTAAAAATTTCAATGGCTCCACCAGTCAAGTTGATAAAAGCCTGAACCCAGAATATTAGGAGTGCTAATTTCTTACTTCTAGTTCAAGGCATAAGATAACAATGAACATTAGTAGTAAGTTTATATTGAATATTATTACTAAACCCCACCCTAGTGTCTTGTACTAACTAGCATAGACGGATGAGCTAGCAAAATTGTTGGCTAAAATCTAAGGGTGCAGAATCAAAAAACAAGGACAGAATAGGAAAATGTCAGTAAGCACCGCCGTTGTCAAGTCCCAAAGGCATACTTAATCTCGAAAGTACTCTCTTGTGTATCAACTGATATATAAACGTGCCTCTCAGCAACTAAGCTGTAATACCATAGCTTCTCTACTAAGGCTCCTTATCAATTACCTAGACTGTCATTCACAACTTCACTATGGACAATCTTATTAAGTGAAATCCTGAACATAATTGCAAAAGGATGAACCAAACTACTAAGTGTGTGTTTGGCAGAAGAAAGAGATTTACCTTGATTGTTGAAGATGAGGGAAATGAGTGTGTGAAAAGAGTGAGGAAGGATAGTTGAGAAATAAAATGAAGATGATTGTAGAAAAGATGAGGCATGAAGGTGAAGAAgggtaattaaaaaataaaataaagatgacAGTAAGAATTGAAAGCAAAAGCTACAAAATATTGCTTCAATTAAACGTACGTTTGAGGGTAAAAATCATGTTGaaaaaaaatcatccaaacaagTTTGGTCCAACGTTCAAGATGTTTAAACGTGTGTTCATGCTTCTGAACACTAAGAAACCATCAAAAGAAACCAACACCATATGCCAGCAAGACTATTCCAGAATCTTCTCCAAATCTCCTTGTATCTTTCCGTTAGTACCATTCAGATTTTGTGAATACTAATAGCAAGTTTTATATATAGTTATTGTACCAATCATTTGTTTTCTGAAGAAAGCAACAATATGATACGTTTTTTTCTATTCTCTGCTACTTCCTCTGCTCCAAATTTTAATTTGCTTCTTTCATTAACTACCATAACGAACACCAGTTAACACACAAGCATAGATTGATTGAGAGGCACAGAGCAAGATTACTTAACCTTGAACTTGGCAACCTCATTGCTAACCTCCTTCATATCCCCTTTCGTGAAAATCAAAGCCACATTTCCCTGATCCAATTCACAGAATAAGCACTACATAATGAAAAATTCTATTCGAAAACCTAagattcaattttgaatcgaTAATCCAGAATTAAAAGAGTTTCTAGTTTATACCCTAAGAAGAGGGATAAGGTTGAGAAAAGACTTGTTTCCAGTCCTCTGAGCTTGGAGCGTGAAAGAGCGTCTCATCATGGAGTTCTTACCCATCACGACCACAGAATCGCCCTTCAAACCCCTCCGAATGCCGTTTATCTGGTTGGAACCGACGTTATCGGAGGTAACCACCAGGACCTGGCTGTAGTCCCTCAGTAGTTTCCACATCTTAGCGTCGAAGGCCGCCTTCGACACCTTCCCCGCCATCGCCAACCACCACCACTAGCTACTACTATCTGCTCCGCAAGAAACAAAGAAACAAGACCTAGATCTGATGACTCTCTCAATGCTTCAATCCAACGGCTGGCATAAAATGACAACAAAACTCAAAAATACTTTACAATGTTTAAAATAAAGACTTAAACTCACCCTCTTAattattaaaacataaaatacTTGTTTTCTTAATTATATCTAATttactattattaatttattatacacatttatttattaaaaaaatagattAAGTANNNNNNNNNNNNNNNNNNNNNNNNNNNNNNNNNNNNNNNNNNNNNNNNNNNNNNNNNNNNNNNNNNNNNNNNNNNNNNNNNNNNNNNNNNNNNNNNNNNNNNNNNNNNNNNNNNNNNNNNNNNNNNAATATTttaggaaaaaaatatttttggaattattTTTAATAGTAACTAAAAATTAGTAATGAAATGTTTAAACAAAAATGTTTttcttggaaaaaaaaaaaaccataatgACAATATAATGTAATCAGGACTTAGTACGAGTTTTTTTATTAAACGAAATTTATGCTAAATTGTATGGAATGTGGAATGACTTACAAGTAATAAtaacataaatttaattttttcttcaaaaaaatCGAAAAATATTTATAAGAGTAAAATCttaaattagtctttaaaaaattttttagttagacactttaatttttaatagattttaatcATTAAATCAATTCTCAAACTTTTATTTGGTTAAAAAAATTAGTACCCATaactaggggtgcacatgggccgggtgaagccgggtttgatgtgacccagacccgacccgaaatatacaccgggtctatttattagacccgaacccggccctagacccgatgaaaccaatacactttcgggccacaattataccgggtaaaaaccgggtgaaaaccgggtgaaaaccgggccgttaacattacattacgttgataccttcttgtaagctagcatgtaaaaatatccaaattttcaagactccaaccattatttgacattgtaaaattcacttagaaaaatataacaagaaccaacccttcttcaaaattaaagcataaccacaatcaatactaaagtataaccacaatcaatactaatattgtctaataataccaaatatttaaatcaatacaaataacacaatattatgcattctaaacataaaacattaacttatagttttataatgactaataacacaaaatattaagatttacaatacttaaattccacataagaatagtcatgatccatcactaataacacaaaatattaattgtgtatgatgaccgggtcaccgggccgacttcgggtgacccgagctatgacccggacccgacccgaaataatgaccgggtctatttttgagacccttacccgaccctaaacccgatgaaatcacaccaaattagccccaaaagtgttcgggaccgggccgggccttcgggccgggccgggtctgtgcacccctacccataacagattaattatttgtTTATATGGACTATGGAGggactaatttaaaaattttaaacaattGTAGAgaatgttatatttttattaaataatgatAGAGATTTATTTGCTTAATTTTCTACCAAAATTTAACGCGATGATTGATAtgtgtaacaaaaaaaataaaaaaaaaaataaaaaaactgatGTTGTgattaaaaatttattgaaaattatAGTCtaattaaaaactttttgaaaactaTTAATTGGATATTACGCTATTTATAAAGAGAAATGCTAAATGATCATTAAGATTTATTATTTTCTTACTATCAGTTAAtcatcaatatttaaaaatatagagTTAAAGTGTATTATTAAATTGctagactaaaaaaattaaattaataactaaataatgactaaaaataataaattttaatgattCTTAACATTTCTTATTTATAAATACCGGTTGTGTATGAACTAGATAAAAATTTCGGACATTTATTCTTAAAAAAACTTCACATAGTTTTACA is a genomic window of Arachis ipaensis cultivar K30076 chromosome B06, Araip1.1, whole genome shotgun sequence containing:
- the LOC107604971 gene encoding 60S acidic ribosomal protein P0, whose protein sequence is MAGKVSKAAFDAKMWKLLRDYSQVLVVTSDNVGSNQINGIRRGLKGDSVVVMGKNSMMRRSFTLQAQRTGNKSFLNLIPLLRGNVALIFTKGDMKEVSNEVAKFKVVDPLLMCPKYLSYESYRNCSYMQSGQLPLGLKCCNQQSSQDSEPFLVCSKFTPHQHCFMQRSKQFLAMSVWSPLLLLAGSL